AAGGTCTGGGCGATACCTATAAAGCCATTGGCGATGGCGTGAAAAGTGTTTTCAATTATCAAAAAGCATTGGACGCAGCTAAAGAAAACAATATCAGCCCGAAAATTACAAACCTGAATTCCAAAATAGGTGAAGCCTATGCACAAAGCGGGGCATTGAACGAAGCGGAAGAATATTTTGATAATTCCCTGAAACTTGCAAAAAGAGAAAACAAACAACGCGCGGTTTCCGAAAAAAACAAAGTTGCTGATTTTTACAACCAAAACCGGGAATATGAGAAGGAAATCCAACTGCGTGAAGAAACCCTGCAAGAATTAAATACCATGGGAAACGGTGCTTCAACTGAGGACGAAGCGCTCACTCCACAACGCCAAAACTATAAAATTGCAAATGCTTTTGTAGCTCAGGAAAAATATCAACAGGCTATTCCATATCTTGAAAAAAGTATTGCAGAAGCGGATAAACAAGAAGATTTGGTAGTTCAAAAAGATGCGACCCGAAAGCTTTCTGAAATCTATCGGGATATTGGCGAGTTTGACAAAGCCACAGAAAGTTATCAGCGTTACGTAGAAGTAGTAGATGAACTCTACGTTAAAAAGGAACAGGAAATTAGCCAAGCGGCACGTTTCAGTAAAGAAATTACACAAAAACAGAATCGTATTGCCAGCCTCGAAAACGATCGTAAACTAAACGAAAGCCGCTATAAACTAGCTTTTGAAAACCAAGAATTGATTGAAAGAAATAGCCAAATTCAAAAATGGGTTATCGGATCTTTGATTGTTATCGTTCTTCTTTTAATTTTTGCTGCCTACGCACAGTATAAAAATGTGAAACAGCAAAAATTTGCCAATAATATTTTGGCACTGAAATCACTCAGATCACAAATGAACCCGCATTTTATCTTTAATGCGCTTAATTCCGTGAACAGCTTTATTTCGGTAAATGACGAGCGTACCGCCAATAAATATTTGACCGATTTTTCACTATTGATGCGTTCGGTTTTGGAAAACAGCGAAGAGGATTTTATTCCGTTGGAAAAGGAAATTGAACTGCTGGAGCTTTATGTGAAGCTGGAACATTTTAGGTTTAAGGATAAATTTGACTATAAAATTTCTGTGGACGAAAACATACAAATGAATGAATTTGTAATTCCGCCCATGTTGCTTCAGCCATACGTAGAAAATGCCGTGTGGCACGGACTTCGCTACAAGGAGGAGAAAGGTTTGTTGGAAATAAACTTTCAGCAAATAGATTCCGAAA
The Aequorivita iocasae genome window above contains:
- a CDS encoding tetratricopeptide repeat-containing sensor histidine kinase; translation: MLKGEVIDGETNMPISKVNVEILGGQYTTTNMSGRFSISAKIGDELVIKSDDFVTVYYTVLKDDFITVRVEKAKGESEPVVAKSPKSTTQADFSVYLDSAKFFLKKDAQKSIEYVTRALEPRRNKTITKKENSQAFETLGDINLFWNQPDLAVDNYKRSLQNLPSTDVSIKLAKAFAQNKNYQESISAFQNLLKGNLSAYQKVEVYEGLGDTYKAIGDGVKSVFNYQKALDAAKENNISPKITNLNSKIGEAYAQSGALNEAEEYFDNSLKLAKRENKQRAVSEKNKVADFYNQNREYEKEIQLREETLQELNTMGNGASTEDEALTPQRQNYKIANAFVAQEKYQQAIPYLEKSIAEADKQEDLVVQKDATRKLSEIYRDIGEFDKATESYQRYVEVVDELYVKKEQEISQAARFSKEITQKQNRIASLENDRKLNESRYKLAFENQELIERNSQIQKWVIGSLIVIVLLLIFAAYAQYKNVKQQKFANNILALKSLRSQMNPHFIFNALNSVNSFISVNDERTANKYLTDFSLLMRSVLENSEEDFIPLEKEIELLELYVKLEHFRFKDKFDYKISVDENIQMNEFVIPPMLLQPYVENAVWHGLRYKEEKGLLEINFQQIDSETIKISIIDDGIGRTKSGAFKTENQKKQKSKGMGNTQKRIAILNEMYKDKVDVKVENVFENNEGTRVELILKKD